DNA from Pelagicoccus sp. SDUM812003:
CAGCCGCAAGCGGCAGGTTATCGGCCTCGAAACGAACAATCCAAGCGTTGCTTCCTCCTACTGGGAGAAGCGCGCTTGGAAAAAACGCGCCTTCCCGGACCACTTTGGAAACTCGAATTCGTAGACATTGCTCTCCGAGGCCACGTATTGCACGAACTCCCACCGCCTAAGATCGGAGCTGCCCCAAACCTCGAAGACAAGAGGAGTCACCCCCGCCCAAACCATGCGATCAACGGCGGTTTCTATGACATCGATGGTATCGATGACAACGCCAGTGCGAAACCATAGATCCGATGCCTGCGACTCCCTTCCGCCCAAAAACAAGCTGCCTCTTTCGTAGGGAGAAAAAAGTTCGCCGTAGTTCCGGGCCGCTGCGGGCTCGCCTTCCAGATGAATCAGCTCGACCAAATAGCGCTGGTCCAATTCAGTCTGAATCCGTTTTCTGAATACGAATCGCAAAACGCCGTCGTAGCCGCTAGGGACGCGGACGGGAGCGCTCTCGCCCAAAATCTCGCCCTGTAGATCGTCAAACCGCAGGACCACTTTGACAAGACTCCCCTCTTCGCTTTCCCAGTTCCCGATGTCCAGCAACCAAAGGTCCACGAAATCCACCGCTCCGAAGCCGGGCCGAAAGCTTTGTCCAAACGGTTCGTAGATCTCGATGTTGTGAAACAGCTCGTACACGTCCGAATCCGCGTGCAGCTGATCGTAGACGACCGGCGCGATCGGTTCCGCTGAAACGGAAGACGTCGCGACGATCGTGAAAACGTAGATGCCCCAGAACCGCGCTTTCATCGCCAAGAGCACGAGTGGCTACGCGAGGGCGATACCATTGGATCTGCACAGAGAACCAACTGCGTCCGGATCCATTTTTCCACTACGAAACGTCGCATCCGCTTCCCTGAAGAATCGGGCATGGGCGGCGGGCGACGATATCGTCAAGAATCTGACCGTTTCCTCAGTATCGTTGCGAAAGCCATGCACCCGTCCAGCCGGAACCTTTACGGCGTCCCCCTGCGACGCCGAGAGCCAATCCACTCCATCGAAAAAGGATACCGTCCCTTCGATCACGTAGAAAAGCTCGATCTGATCGTGGGTGTGCGGAGGAGCACCCTCGCCCGGTTCGCACACGCACAAGCCGACCACTCCTTGCCCATCGGTATCCCTTTCATCGAGGAGAACCTGGACCCCAACTCCAAGCACGTTCAACAAAGGGACTTCGTCCCTGCGCGTAACCAAAATTGCGTCTTTCATAAGCCGATCGATTTCATCGCCCGCTCCACGCGAGCAGGCCCATTTAGTAAGTTTTCCTGTCTTTTATCGACAGAACTTCTGTCTATGTCAAGACTGCTCGCTCATGTCCGAAAAAGAAACCTACACCAAGCGATCGAGCTCTTTGGGCTACAGTCTAAGATCTCCGTATCAAAAGCTCTCCAAGGCGATTTACGGGTCCTTGGCCGATCGCGGTTTCGGGGACATTCGCCCCTCGCACAGCGCCGTATTCCGCAATATCGGTCCTGAGGGCAACCGAGTCACAGAGATGGCGGAAATGGCCGATATGACCAAGCAGAGCATGGGCTATCTGGTCGACACGCTCCAGAAGGCGGGGTACGTGCGTTTGAAGCCTGACCCGGAAGATGGGCGAGCGAAGCTGGTACTGCTGACCGCCAAGGGTAACCGTGTGCTCAATGCCTTGTTGGATTCGTCCAACTCCTTCGAAGCCGCCCTAAGCAAGACGCATGGCCCGGAATTCGTTCGCGACCTCCGGCAGAAACTGCGCCTGCTCGACGAGTTTCTGGCACAAAGCTCCGAGGAATGACCGCCGCGGCGCTACAGCGTTTTCGCCAGCATCCAAATCGCCATGGCCATCATCAGCAGGTTTTCGCTGAGCGATATGAAGCCCAGCGGCACGCTGCTTCCCCCGCCCACGCAGGCGCAATTCAGATCGCGCTTCTTCACGTAGACAGCGTTGATGATGGAGACTGCCCCGATGGAGCTTGCGATCAAGACAATGGGCGCGACCACCAAAGTGGCGATAGAAGCGATCATGAGCGCCCCTCCTGCGGCCTCGATAAACGCGTAGACGTAGGCGTAGGGCACGTAGTGGCGAGCTACTAGATCGTACTGCACGAAACCGGTCGCGTACGACTTCAAATCCTGCAGCTTCAAAATACCGAGCACGCACATGCTGAACGCGATGAAGAGCTCTGCCACTCGGATCAAGGACAACTCGCCTAAGCTTGCCCAAGTGGTGGTCACCGCCATGGCGGCTGCCACTCCAAAAACCGCAATCACCGGCTGATAGGTCTTGCCCTCCTTGGGATCCGGCCCCTTGCCGAGTTCCTCGCGCAAATCGTCATAGGTTCCTAGTCGCTCCCCGTCCACGAAGATTTGAGGCGTCTCGTCGAAGCCGTTCTCTTTCTTGTAGGTCTCGTTCTCCTCCATCGTTTCGAGGTGGCGATCTTCCACTTCGTAACCGTTTCGATTGAGCAGGTCCTTGGCTTTGATGCCCCAGGGGCACAGATGATCCTCCGTCACCATTCGGTAGATTGTCGCATGCTTGCTCATATTTCCTTCTCCTTCTATTCCAATTTTCGTAGTGGGTTTCCCAATACTTGTCGTTTCCTGTACGAAACGCCTGCGGCGACCCGTCGACATTTTCGATTAGATGACATGGTGCATGAGCAGCGCCACAACCATCCAGGCGGAATAAGCGCTGAATTGGCATGCAATGCGCAAGCTTCTCCTTTCATTGCGTTTCAATCTGCACTGCACGTCGGTCGAAATCTCACCTGCGATATGATGGCGCAATCGATGCGACCTATTCGGAAGAACGAGAAAGGAGTGCAAATCGATGGCTTTGATAGTAGAACCGATCTATGCGGAAGGAATCGCTCAACTGTCCTATCTGGTAGGCGACGACACCGAGGGCGTAGCGGCGGTGATCGATCCGAGACCGGATTGCGACGCGTACCTTCGAGTCGCTAAGGATCGCGGGCTGAAGATCGCCGCGATCTACGAAACGCATATTCACGCCGATTTCATGAGCGGCTCGCTGGCCCTGCAGCAGCGCCTCGGAGGCAAGACGCCCATTCGCGTCAGTTCGGAGGGCGATGCGGACTACGACTTCAAGCACGAAAAAGTGTCGGATGGCAGCGAAGACCGCTTCGGCGAACTGCGGTTGGTGGCTCGCCACACGCCAGGACACACTCCCGAGCACTTGACCTATCTTGCGTATCATGGATCCAATGACACCGCGTTCGCCCTTTTCTCAGGGGACACCCTTTTCGTAAACTCGGTGGGCCGCCCTGATCTGCTCGGAGATGACGAAACGCAAAAACTTGCGGGACAGCTTTTCGAAAGCATCCATGGATTCTACGCCGACTTGGATGACGGAATCATGGTCTATCCCGGTCATGGAGCGGGTTCGGCCTGCGGTCCGGACATTGGCGATCGCATGTTCTCCACCGTCGGCTACGAGCGAAAAAACAACCCGTATTTCGCTGTCGCTGACAAAGACGCATTCATCGAGAAAACGTTGAAAGCCGCTCCCGAGGAGCCAAGTCACTACCGACCGCTCAAGATGCTCAACCGTAGCGTCAAGAATTCACGAACGTACACCAACACTCCGCAAGCGATGGACGCATCCACTCTAGAAAACTGGATACGTGAGAAGGAGGCGACTGTCCTCGATACGCGATCGTCCATATCCTTTTCCAGCGCCCACATTCCCGACTCGCTAAACATCGAAGCGAAAGGCGAGCTTTCCGTCTGGTCCGGCTGGACACTGAATTTCGACGAGCCGTTGATTCTGGTCTTGGAAAAGGATTCGGACCTGGAAAAGGTCCGCGCGCTGCTCTGGAGAACCGGGCACCACAACGTGGTGGGCTACCTTGTAGGCGGCATCATGAATTGGATAATGGAAGGCAAGCCGATCAGCTCTATCAAGACCTACAGCGTCGAGCAGCTCCATCGGGAACGCGACGCCCTGCAAGTCCTCGATGTGCGCTCCGCCAGCGAGCGAGAAAACGGCTTCATCCCCGGGTCGAAGCACCTCTTCCTTCCGGAGATCGCTGAAAACGCCTTGGACCGTCTCGATCCCAATCGCCCCGTCGTCACCTACTGCGCCAGCGGTTTTCGGGCTAGCATCGCGGCCAGCGTTCTGAAACGCGTCGGCGTCACACGGGTCGGTACGCTCCCCGGAAGCTGGATCGCTTGGAAACAGGCCGACATGCCCATTGAAACGGACGAAGAGGAACTGCAGCCGGCATGATTCGGGGGCGTTCGCGTTCGCTGCCATTTATCTGATATCGACCTAGAATTCCCACACCATCGGTATCACGATCATCGATACAACGAAACCGATCACGTTGATCCAGATACCGATTCTAAAGAAATCGACAAAGCGATACCCGCCTACGCTGTAAACGTAGGTGTTTGTCTGATACCCGATCGGCGTGGCGAAGCTCGCCGAGGCGGCGATAGAGATCGCGACCAGAAAAGGTTTGGCGTCCACGCCTATGGACTCGGTCAAGCCCAGGGATAAGGAAACGAGCAGAACGGCGGCGGCGTTGTTAGACAGGATCTCGGTCAACAACGTCGTCATGAGATACACTGCGACCAGAAGAGCAAAAGGTTGCCAGCTTTCCGATACGAGGCCTGAGACCACGGAAACCATGCCATCCGCCAAAAGCTGACTGGTTCCGGTGCTCTCCATCGCCGCCCCTACGCCCAGCATGGAAAAGATGAGAAACAGTATCGGCCAGTGAATGGAGTCGTAGGCTCCCTTCAGGGTGATGCAGCCAGTGAGGAAGAGAACGACGCAACCGATGATTCCGGCGGGCGCGATCGGCATCAGCCCCATCGAAGAGGAAGCGATGACTCCTGCAATGACCGCGATGATGATCGGCAGCTTCCTTCTCCGAGCGGGCATCACCACGGACGGTTTGTCCAGGACGATGATGTCATCGAGTTCGCCGAGTTCGTCGATGGCCTCCGCCGTTCCCAGCAATAGCAAGGTATCGCCCTGTTCCAAGGTCACGCTTTCCAAGTCGCTGCGAATGCTGCGCTCGCGCCGATTCAGCCCCAGCGGCACAAGTCCCAGCCGCTCCAGCGATTCCACCCGGTCGAGCGTCTTGCCGATCATTTTCGAGTCCGGACTGATGATTCCTTCCACGATCACCCCCTGCGATTGCGTGATCCCTTCCAGACCATCGCCCAACGAACCACGCAAGTCGATGCCCTCCTCCTCTTGGGTCGAGGGAACGTCCTGCGGGGACACCGCGAGCAGGAGACGGTCGCCCGACTTGAGCTCGACCTGAGACAGGGCTCGTCTCATGGGAACGCCATGTCGGTGAATTTCCAATACACGCCCGTGCTCCATTTCCGCCAAGGTCGACTCTGATACCTTCACCCCGACCAGCGGAGAGCCCGATTGAACGAAAGCTTCGACGATGTACTCGCGGGGATTCTCGTCCGCGTAGGAATCGGTCAGCAGGTCGTGATCCGGCAGGAGTTTCGGGGCGGCCAGCGCGAGATAGAGCATGCCCGCCATCAATAGCGGCAGGCCGACCCAGGCGAGTTCGAACATGCCAAACGGCTCCCTGCCCGCTTCCCTGGCCATGGAGCTGACCAGCAAATTGGTGCTGGTGCCCACCAAGGTGCACGTGCCGCCGAAGATCGATGCGTAGGAAAGCGGAATAAGCAGCTTGGAGGCGCTTAACTCCATGCGGCGGGCCAGGCTGATCACGATCGGGAGGAAGACGACTACCACCGCGGTGTTGTTGATGAAGGCGGAGATCGCCGCCACACTGATGGTCAGTATCGGTAGCAGCGCTACAATAGGCAATTTGGGCAGGCGTTGCAACGAGGACGCCGCCATCCGAATCGCCCCGCATTTCTCCAAAGTGGCGCTGATGATGAACATTGCCGCGATGGCGATCGGCCCCTGATTGGAAAAGACCGCCAAAGCATCCTGCGGCGAAAGCATTCCCAGCAAAAGGACCAAGGCGAAACCCGTCATGCCGGTCAACTCGGTTGGAATCCGCTCGCTCACGAACGACACCGTCATGGCCACGAGCAGCGCTAGCATCACTATGATTTCCCAACTCATTCAGTTTCAGTTCTCACGCTTCCGCCCACCACATTCCGGCTGACGACATCGAACCTCCACGCATGCCTTCCAGCTTGAACAGTCCATCAGCTGGCGCTGCCCGCGGGGCCGCGCCTGACGCGATCCGCGGAGGAACGAACCAC
Protein-coding regions in this window:
- a CDS encoding cupin domain-containing protein codes for the protein MKDAILVTRRDEVPLLNVLGVGVQVLLDERDTDGQGVVGLCVCEPGEGAPPHTHDQIELFYVIEGTVSFFDGVDWLSASQGDAVKVPAGRVHGFRNDTEETVRFLTISSPAAHARFFREADATFRSGKMDPDAVGSLCRSNGIALA
- a CDS encoding MarR family transcriptional regulator; the encoded protein is MSEKETYTKRSSSLGYSLRSPYQKLSKAIYGSLADRGFGDIRPSHSAVFRNIGPEGNRVTEMAEMADMTKQSMGYLVDTLQKAGYVRLKPDPEDGRAKLVLLTAKGNRVLNALLDSSNSFEAALSKTHGPEFVRDLRQKLRLLDEFLAQSSEE
- a CDS encoding glutaredoxin, which produces MSKHATIYRMVTEDHLCPWGIKAKDLLNRNGYEVEDRHLETMEENETYKKENGFDETPQIFVDGERLGTYDDLREELGKGPDPKEGKTYQPVIAVFGVAAAMAVTTTWASLGELSLIRVAELFIAFSMCVLGILKLQDLKSYATGFVQYDLVARHYVPYAYVYAFIEAAGGALMIASIATLVVAPIVLIASSIGAVSIINAVYVKKRDLNCACVGGGSSVPLGFISLSENLLMMAMAIWMLAKTL
- a CDS encoding MBL fold metallo-hydrolase yields the protein MALIVEPIYAEGIAQLSYLVGDDTEGVAAVIDPRPDCDAYLRVAKDRGLKIAAIYETHIHADFMSGSLALQQRLGGKTPIRVSSEGDADYDFKHEKVSDGSEDRFGELRLVARHTPGHTPEHLTYLAYHGSNDTAFALFSGDTLFVNSVGRPDLLGDDETQKLAGQLFESIHGFYADLDDGIMVYPGHGAGSACGPDIGDRMFSTVGYERKNNPYFAVADKDAFIEKTLKAAPEEPSHYRPLKMLNRSVKNSRTYTNTPQAMDASTLENWIREKEATVLDTRSSISFSSAHIPDSLNIEAKGELSVWSGWTLNFDEPLILVLEKDSDLEKVRALLWRTGHHNVVGYLVGGIMNWIMEGKPISSIKTYSVEQLHRERDALQVLDVRSASERENGFIPGSKHLFLPEIAENALDRLDPNRPVVTYCASGFRASIAASVLKRVGVTRVGTLPGSWIAWKQADMPIETDEEELQPA
- a CDS encoding SLC13 family permease translates to MSWEIIVMLALLVAMTVSFVSERIPTELTGMTGFALVLLLGMLSPQDALAVFSNQGPIAIAAMFIISATLEKCGAIRMAASSLQRLPKLPIVALLPILTISVAAISAFINNTAVVVVFLPIVISLARRMELSASKLLIPLSYASIFGGTCTLVGTSTNLLVSSMAREAGREPFGMFELAWVGLPLLMAGMLYLALAAPKLLPDHDLLTDSYADENPREYIVEAFVQSGSPLVGVKVSESTLAEMEHGRVLEIHRHGVPMRRALSQVELKSGDRLLLAVSPQDVPSTQEEEGIDLRGSLGDGLEGITQSQGVIVEGIISPDSKMIGKTLDRVESLERLGLVPLGLNRRERSIRSDLESVTLEQGDTLLLLGTAEAIDELGELDDIIVLDKPSVVMPARRRKLPIIIAVIAGVIASSSMGLMPIAPAGIIGCVVLFLTGCITLKGAYDSIHWPILFLIFSMLGVGAAMESTGTSQLLADGMVSVVSGLVSESWQPFALLVAVYLMTTLLTEILSNNAAAVLLVSLSLGLTESIGVDAKPFLVAISIAASASFATPIGYQTNTYVYSVGGYRFVDFFRIGIWINVIGFVVSMIVIPMVWEF